One Brassica napus cultivar Da-Ae chromosome A1, Da-Ae, whole genome shotgun sequence genomic region harbors:
- the LOC106415333 gene encoding U-box domain-containing protein 13, with translation MEEEKGAVAQSLIDVVNEISSVSEYRTTVKKLCSNLARRLKLLVPMFEEIRESNEPISEDTLKTLVSLKEAMSSAKNHLKFCSQGSKIYLVMEREQVTSKLLEVSVQLEQSLSKIPYEDLDISDEVREQVELVLSQFRRAKGRVDASDDELYEDLQSLCIKSSDVDDYQPTLQRVARKLHLMEIPDLAQESVALHEMVASSGGESIEEMAMVLKLIKDFVQIDTDNSEDQSAGVNSSSNGQTSTAASHKIPVIPDDFRCPISLEMMRDPVIVSTGQTYERTCIEKWIEAGHSTCPKTQQALTSTTLTPNYVLRSLIAQWCEANDIEPPKPPSSLRPRKVSSFSSPAEANKIEDLMWRLAYGNPEDQRSAAGEIRLLAKRNADNRVAIAEAGAIPLLVGLLATPDSRIQEHSVTALLNLSICENNKGAIVSAGAIPGIVQVLKKGSMEARENAAATLFSLSVIDENKVTIGALGAIPPLVVLLNEGTQRGKKDAATALFNLCIYQGNKGKAIRAGVIPTLTRLLTQPGSGMVDEALAILAILSSHPEGKAIIGSSDAVPSLVEFIRTGSPRNRENAAAVLVHLCSVDPQHLVEAQKLGLMGPLIDLAGNGTDRGKRKAAQLLERISRLAEQQKETAAQAQNTEEAEPTHSASTTEAADT, from the exons ATGGAGGAAGAGAAAGGTGCGGTTGCGCAGAGCTTAATTGATGTAGTGAACGAGATTTCGTCCGTTTCCGAGTACCGTACAACGGTGAAGAAGCTCTGCAGTAACCTGGCGAGGAGGTTGAAGCTGCTTGTTCCGATGTTCGAGGAAATCAGAGAGAGTAACGAGCCGATCAGTGAAGATACGTTGAAGACGTTGGTCTCCTTGAAGGAAGCCATGTCCTCGGCCAAGAATCATCTTAAATTCTGCAGCCAAGGCAGCAAGATTTATCTG GTCATGGAGAGGGAACAAGTGACAAGTAAATTGCTGGAGGTTTCAGTTCAATTAGAGCAATCTTTGAGCAAGATTCCGTATGAGGATCTTGACATCTCCGATGAAGTTAGAGAACAG gttgagtTAGTTCTCAGCCAGTTTCGGCGAGCCAAAGGAAGAGTAGATGCATCAGACGATGAACTGTATGAAGATCTTCAGTCACTGTGCATCAAAAGCAGTGACGTAGATGATTATCAACCTACCCTGCAGCGGGTTGCTAGGAAGTTACATCTGATGGAGATTCCTGACCTAGCTCAAGAATCAGTGGCTCTGCACGAAATGGTTGCTTCGAGCGGTGGTGAAAGCATTGAGGAGATGGCAATGGTACTTAAGCTGATTAAGGATTTTGTGCAGATTGACACTGACAATAGCGAGGACCAGAGTGCTGGGGTAAACTCGAGTAGCAATGGGCAAACTTCTACGGCTGCTAGTCACAAGATACCGGTGATTCCTGATGATTTCCGCTGTCCAATATCTCTGGAAATGATGAGAGATCCAGTTATCGTTTCAACAGGGCAG ACCTACGAACGCACCTGCATCGAGAAGTGGATAGAAGCTGGGCATTCGACATGTCCAAAAACACAGCAGGCGCTAACAAGCACAACCCTCACACCCAACTATGTTCTCCGAAGTCTGATAGCTCAGTGGTGCGAGGCCAATGATATCGAGCCTCCAAAACCTCCGAGCAGTTTAAGGCCCAGGAAAGTATCATCCTTTTCCTCCCCAGCAGAAGCAAACAAGATCGAAGATCTTATGTGGAGGCTGGCTTACGGAAACCCTGAGGACCAACGATCTGCAGCTGGAGAAATCCGCCTCCTTGCAAAACGAAATGCAGACAACCGTGTGGCCATAGCTGAAGCTGGAGCCATACCTCTTCTCGTTGGCCTCCTCGCAACTCCTGATTCTCGTATCCAAGAACATTCGGTAACAGCTCTTCTAAACCTCTCCATATGTGAGAACAACAAAGGGGCCATTGTCTCTGCTGGAGCTATCCCTGGTATAGTTCAAGTGCTCAAGAAAGGAAGCATGGAGGCTAGAGAGAATGCAGCGGCCACACTCTTCAGTCTCTCCGTGATTGACGAGAACAAAGTGACTATTGGTGCCTTGGGAGCAATCCCACCGCTCGTTGTACTGCTCAATGAAGGTACACAAAGAGGCAAGAAAGACGCGGCTACTGCACTTTTCAACCTCTGCATATATCAAGGAAACAAAGGAAAGGCCATACGCGCAGGAGTGATTCCCACATTGACGAGACTCTTAACACAGCCCGGAAGCGGAATGGTCGATGAGGCGCTTGCCATTCTGGCGATTCTCTCGAGCCATCCCGAAGGGAAAGCAATCATAGGATCATCCGACGCAGTCCCGAGTCTAGTGGAGTTTATCAGAACTGGATCTCCTAGAAACAGAGAGAACGCTGCTGCGGTTCTAGTCCACCTCTGTTCTGTTGACCCACAACATCTGGTCGAAGCACAGAAACTCGGTCTTATGGGTCCACTGATTGATTTAGCCGGAAACGGGACAGATAGAGGGAAAAGAAAAGCAGCTCAATTGCTTGAACGTATAAGCCGTCTAGCTGAACAGCAGAAGGAGACGGCAGCACAGGCACAAAACACAGAAGAAGCTGAACCAACACATTCAGCATCCACCACAGAAGCTGCTGATACTTAA